A window from Sceloporus undulatus isolate JIND9_A2432 ecotype Alabama chromosome 8, SceUnd_v1.1, whole genome shotgun sequence encodes these proteins:
- the DYNLRB2 gene encoding dynein light chain roadblock-type 2, producing MAEVEETLKRIQSHKGVIGTIVVNAEGIPIRTTLDNSTTVQYAGLLHQLTMKAKSTVRDIDPQNDLTFLRIRSKKHEIMVAPDKEYLLIVIQNPCE from the exons ATG GCAGAGGTGGAGGAAACGCTAAAGAGGATTCAGTCGCATAAAGGAGTGATTGGAACTATTGTTGTGAATGCGGAAG GCATCCCGATCAGAACAACTCTAGACAACTCCACTACAGTGCAGTATGCAGGCCTCCTTCATCAGCTCACAATGAAAGCAAAGAGTACAGTGAGAGACATCGATCCCCAGAATGACCTGACCTTTCTGAGAATTAGATCCAAGAAACATGAAATCATGGTTGCCCCAG ATAAGGAGTACCTTCTCATTGTGATCCAGAATCCATGTGAATAG